Genomic segment of Arachis hypogaea cultivar Tifrunner chromosome 16, arahy.Tifrunner.gnm2.J5K5, whole genome shotgun sequence:
tttaagtttgttattctttcGGAGAGTGAAAAGGCACATGCAATCCAGCGTGACATCACATGCTTTGTTCCCAAGAGGCAATCAGAGCCGTCCGTCGTCATCCATGATTGCCTCCCTTGTCCCCTCACCATTCCAACACGCTGCCCTTCAATCCCCCCACACTCCTTCAACCGTGTGGACCTGGACCCCACACCTGTCACCCCCTCATTGGTCCTCCACCCAGGTCGGTGCGTGCTTTGATTTCATGCCCCCTCGCCCCCTCTAAATAAGTGaaccatattttctcttcttcttaacCTCTCATTCCTATAAGAGTTCATACCTcatcacaactcaattcaacacAAAGTGAGCTGAATCGTTTATTCTTCTGAAGATTATCAATTAAATGGAGCCTTCAATTTACCAAAGTGAGCTGAATCTGGAGGCAACAGAATTAAGGTTAGGTTTACCTGGAAGAACCAACAACAAGAGGTCTTCACCTGAAGACAGATCCATGAGCATCAGCATCAGCAAGAACAGCAGCGTTGACTCTAGTGGTCCTAGTAACGCTACTGATCACGATGACGACGATGATGACCATCAAAATTCTGTCCAACCTGCAAAGTAAGTCTTAATTGAAATTATAACAGATTATGTCAATGTTAATCTAGGGTTTATGACATgaataattgaaattaattagtgGATGAATGATGATGCAGGGTTCAAGTAGTAGGGTGGCCACCAGTTAGATCGTTTAGGAGGAACAGTATGCAGCAACAAAAACAGAAGAAGGATgaacacaacaacaataatggtgatgGATCTGCGATGTACGTGAAGGTGAGCATGGCCGGTGCACCTTACTTGAGGAAGATAGATCTGAACATTTACAATAGTTACTCTCAACTCCTCAACGCCCTCCAGAATTTGTTCAAATGCAGTTTTGGTGAATATTCAGAGAGAGAAGGATACAACGGATCTGAATATGCTCCTACTTATGAAGATAAGGATGGTGATTGGATGCTCGTTGGAGACGTTCCATGGGAGTAAGTTcttgttctttcttcttctatttttattttgagaAGTGCTAGTGGCAGCAGATTTTATGACTCATTTTATCTAATGGTGGAGAATCACTCATTTTTGTTTTGCTGACTAAAtgctggccaaattttaataaatctaCTGGTTCCtagattttttcttttatttttatttttataattaaaagtaATTAGAAGAACATTTAATTCTTACGGTGCTTTTCCCTTTTCTATTAATTGCAGCATGTTCACGTGTTCCTGCAAGAGGCTTAGGATTGTGAAAGGATCAGAAGCAAAGGGGTTGGCTTCTTTATGACACACCGGCACCATAGCATACAGCAGAAATTAAATCTATCAAGGCAGAGcgataatattaatatatacacttttttttttcctttaactGAACTGGTTTTGAGGCCTGTTTCTTTGTTATAGTTCTCATCATCTGGTGAATCCTGCCAGAGTGGAGAAGATACATAtatagagaaagagaaaaagaaaataaacaagaaaagaaaaattactgCTATATGTTTTAATTGTACAgaacatattatatatatctcGTCGTCCTTGTTGGATCTTTCTATATGTATTATGTAAGAGTTATATATATACAGAATAGATAAGATATCAAGTTTTTTCTTTATTCTCTATTTGATTTCAAGTCGTAAATCAatggaaatttgatttttatataatacaaGCTTCGGAATTTCGATATATATGCTAACTAGTAACTACCCAATCTTAAAGAGTTCTTTGATTTGATGTACAATTAATTATACCtgataataataattgaaaaaaaaaaaaaagaggataagGTGTTCTCTGTTTGAATAGGCCTCAGATCTCTCCCTTACGAATGAGAATTCGAGAACTATAAGTGGATTATCGTTAATTACCGCGCACTTCCATTAAGATGGGGTATCAAATCAAAGGAAAATTTTGTGTCCTCGTATATTAGTTAAGTTAACTGACATGCTAATCTAATCTCAGAAGTTAGCGCTGCCTTAATAATTTCAAGTTTGCAACCAAAGACTACTACACAAATTTGATTtcgttgaatttcattttcatactTCAATATAGATTTGGAAAAGTATATCGAAAACTCCAAATCAGCCAAAAAtgaaataacttaattaattataaatataataattaattttatttatttatgatttaaaatattggttattaaatgTTTCACTACATTCAAATTAGGAGGAGATACGTTCAGTATCATTGCAACGTAAATTACGGAAACTGATTCAATTAGCTTCGTTTCTTCACCCTCCTTTCTTTTCCAAatgcctaaaacatgataaattagaaaatagattcAGAAACcattcaatttataaaaaaaaaagaaacattctaatgCCTATCATAAACACCATCCACGTAGAGATTTTAGATTTATTCAGAAGCATTTGGCTGATTTTTGACTGGTACCCTCTTGATTCCTAGCATTATTGTATAGATTTTGGTTTCAATGAACGCCTAGTTGGGTTTAAAAATATGTGTTTTTAACAGAATCTCTCAAGAGGTATATTTGAAGGGTGTGTTGAACACAGATATAATGTTTGCTTCAAAGGCATCAGTAATACTACTGTATACTAAAATGCCATCAAAGTCAGCTATCagcataaaatatattttgaaatataaatacacattgaaaataaattaaaccacgtatgtatttatacacaaatatattggtggctgattttagtggctattttagtatacaaatggtatttttatacttttttatataatttttttatagtatagaTGATAAAATTGTTATCTTTCACTTTTTGCATAAACTTATTTGAATACAATAGgtgtacaaaaaaatatatataaatatacaaagGTGACATTAACACAAATCATCATGCCTACATGcagatataataattatttaaaatattagttttgtAGTGAATGTGATAGAATAAGCGATGATTTATATAATTTCTGATATTTACTTacttaaaaatcaaacaaattcaCCAAGATTACAATTCATGATGCATGATTTTCCATGTGGTGGAGAGATATCGGTTAATAACGTCAACTTCAACCTGTCGAGGAGATGCTAGAGTAGTACAAGAACTCGTGGGTTGTGGTGGGACATGACAgtgtcaataataataatggcaaAGCAATAATCTTGATATATTTGATATAAGAAAGAAGCAGCATGGGAACTTCCATACAAGGCAATAGGCGTTGTTAAGTCATATCTCATCAATCTCAAAATTGACTAAGCTCTATGGAAATTATTCTTGTCTACATTATAGGATCATTTTTATACTTTTCGGGCTTCATAAGAAACAAGAGGAATAACGTGTTTGAAGAAAATGACCATTCAATCAGTGTTACTTTTTTCATAAATGTCTCTTACTTTATCTCCTAATAGTAGTGCATAAATTGTCAGTCAATTAAGTTTCCAAAATATTTAAAACCacaattagaatttaattttcatataacAAGAGTATCAATTACATATCATCACAAcaacaaaaataactatttttcacAATCAACACAAAAATAGTTAGAATACATATGACATTGAAATTATAAtggaaattatttaaaaattgatttgatgTCACATTTAATTTTCTATAAAAACTTATTTATTGTCAAAAAGGATTTTAATAAATCACCATCATTtagaaatttcgaaaactacatacATTTTTATCTAATTCAAAGCcaatcagtcaccaaaaaaaaaaaaagccaatcaAAAAACAACTTCCAGTAGCAACATTGATGCTAATGAAGCTGATAAAACAGAGTAGACAATAATAATTAATGGATAACCAAGTAGAACTGCATAATGTATGAAGAGTCCTGTGGCGGTTTAGAAAATAAATCCACAGGCACATTAGAAACTGTAAAATGAAATTAGATTTCCCCCTTGAGACCAATTTTTCTATTGAAATATAAGTAgataaaatcttttatttttttttttttgggtcaggaaagataatatagtttttttttttttttttggtcaaggaaAGATAATATAGTTAACATGGCATTAGCTGATATTAAGTGTGAGTAATTAGGACCTGACCCATCTGGATTGAACGTGCTATAAACCCAAAGAGCTTCCCCTATATCGTTGTCCGTGCTATAACCAAGCATGTTGTATAAATGGGCTCAGGCCCATATGTATTCATTGGGACTGTTCTAATTACTCTCTTTTTTTAGTATGGGGTTAAAGAATATATTGGACTGGGCCTTAGGCCCATAAGTAACAAAAAATCGGACTTTCGTCTGTTGCCTTTGGGCCTTTCCAATGTCCACAGTTGCGCCCGGTTTCTAGGTTTTTAAGATATGGTATGTCAAGTCCAAattaaaaaaatggcaaaaaaaaaaaaaagagaatatgccAATGAGCCATAGCTCACACGGCATCCCGCTTCCTCCCCATCTCAAAGGTCTCAGGTTCGAGTCCTACTAGCTGCAAccgagaagaaaaaaaaatatgtaatatgtgaaatttgcagaaaataaagt
This window contains:
- the LOC112757997 gene encoding auxin-induced protein 22E; amino-acid sequence: MEPSIYQSELNLEATELRLGLPGRTNNKRSSPEDRSMSISISKNSSVDSSGPSNATDHDDDDDDHQNSVQPAKVQVVGWPPVRSFRRNSMQQQKQKKDEHNNNNGDGSAMYVKVSMAGAPYLRKIDLNIYNSYSQLLNALQNLFKCSFGEYSEREGYNGSEYAPTYEDKDGDWMLVGDVPWDMFTCSCKRLRIVKGSEAKGLASL